The window GACATATACAAAAGTCTGGGCATTAAATCAGTCAGTAACACTTCTTCAGTATGTTACATTCCCacaaattttcatattttcaaaaccTTCATCAATCTCTCTGAAATATCCAACATTTTTGAACTTCAATTTGTCCACTGACTGTTGGACATCAGCTTCAAGGATTTGCCATTGTGCTGAAAGAAGGCAGAACAATCACAACCTGTAACATTGCAAGAAGCAGAATATTTAACATCTCCTTTCAAATTTTGGGACCTTTGGGGGTCAAATTGATACGATATGGATAAACTAAAATCAAATTCTGTGAAAGGGGTGTCACTTTCCATATACcagattgttttcattatttatgaaggaggtaaatgaacaaataactaCTGAAATTTGCACTATGACCATCAGTATAGATCTTAAGCTCATATAAATTGTTGTAAAAAATCATTAATTCTTTTTCAGTACCCATTTGCCAAATGCAGTTTTACAGTTGCCCACAACCTATTTTGTAAGTATAGGATGTAAAGCAGGGAGCCtccaggatggggtgccagcccattgcagggcaattacacacacagacatacattcAGACACAATGGGGAATTTTGAGACCTCAATTTACCTGAAAAAACATCACTGGTCTGTGGGAAACCAGACAACCAAAGGAAACATGAAATGCTGGAAGGACACatgaactccacacaaactTAGCTGGATTCTAAGTCAAGTCCCCATGTGCtgctcaggcgctgtgaggctcCAGCactaactgctgtgccaccaaactGCCCTTGTGAGAATAACCTTGTTCAAAAACAAGTCTTGTTCTAATGTAGTAAGAGTCCTAAGGGGGCACTGCTAGGAAAACAtctaatttctttaatttttgtttcttgatCCAGCTGAGTACATTCATCACAGCCCAGCCAAAACTACAAAGTTCCCATACTCATAAAAGTAATGCAAGAAGTAACTGAGTCAGGAATATAACTGGGTGTCAAGTCTATCCAGCTTACTGTTGACAGAGCCAAACTCTTTCTCATGTGCACGTGTCAGAATTTCCTTGTAGAGAGACTCTGCATCTTTGTACTTCCCTTGTTTGAGGTAACATGTAGCCTGAGAGAAGTGGGAAGATAAGGGGGAGAAGAGAgagatatattttatttacatgttggGATAATACAAATCATTGTATTATTATACACAGGttcataatttaacaaataGGTATATAAGAATTCATCGTAACAGGATAGATCTAGTAGAAAGGCAAGCTACAAACATCACAGTGTATCCCAAACCTCAGACTGAATGGTCACTAGTACATGGTATTTAAATAAGCAGGCAATTATCACGATTAGCTACAGTGCTAGTGgttaaacaatgcaaaaaagaGCGATGGAACAGCTAAAGATCCTCAAAGAAAAGATCAGAAATACTGCATTCGAACACTTAAAAGTTGAGATTCCATAAACAACCATTTAGTTTCAAAAAAGGACCACCAAAATACAACCATCCTTCACATAACAGGATGTAACCTGTACAAAGAAAAACTGCTACCTACAACGTattaattcagggcaagtaccttagtcaacggtactacagtaggaggtgggattcgaaccagggtcttttaaaaattaaccaaaCATTTAACTATTAACTCAGTTACTTAAATTGAAATAAACAGCTTCAATAACACAAATACTTTTACACCAGTGTAAACAAAACTTTAATCTTGCTATTAAAGGAAGTTCATCTGATGTGAGACATTATCATGCatgaaaaataccttttattttggtttttaaattagTCTTAATTGACCCAGCTTTCTTCTATGAACAGATTATTTTCTTCCAccagaaataatgttaattcaATCCCCCACAATAAAGTCTCACCTAAGCAGGTGATTTCAGGGAACAAATTAAGCGCAATAAGAGAGGGATGGGTGTATGGTATTTTCTCCCGTTACAAGAGACCAAGCCTTACTGAATTTATAACAATTAAATTACTTCAGTTCAGCAAAATCATTTCTTCTCTATTTCACTTAACAAGTTCACATAAGTTAAATGTAATAGGAAGGTCACATTACTGTATGGGCCAAAAGCCCAGCTGCTCACCAGgttgttcttggttttggccaCGTTGGGATCATCAGCACCCAGCTTGGACTCGTAAATTTCTAGAGCCCGGCGATAGTAGTACTCCACCTCATCGTACTTGCCTTGATTCTGGCACAGCAGCGCAAGATTGTTCAACTGCTTGGCCACATCTGGGTGGTACTTCCCCAGAACCTGAACATAAGCAGCAATAGCTATtataatttgaaaatatttgatgGATACTGAATGGTGTGATATCCAAGATATAAATTGTGCATTACCTTTTCCCGAATTTCAAGTGCCCGCTTGCACAAAGGCTCCGCTTCCTTGTATTTGCCTCTTTTGCCATATAGCACAGCCAGGTTATTGAGGGTGGCAGCCACTGCAGGGTGGTCCTTGCCCAAAGTCTTTTCTCTAATAGCCAGAGCATCATTCAGCAGGTGTGCAGCCTCTTTGTACTTATTCTGATCCCTGGTATAAAATGACATTGTTACGCAACTTTGGCCAAATCTCATTTATCGTCATTAAAataacacatacatttttaagcAATACTGTGGCTCACTTGGTGGTTATAGAAAACAGATCCATAGATGAacatatattttcttttgtgaTGTATCTTATTAACAAGGCATGGCTACAAATAGCTACAGTACAGACCTATAAACCAATGCCAGAATGTTGAGCATGGTGGCCACATCTGGGTGGTCATGGCCAGAGGTTTTCTCCAAGTCCTCCAAGGCCTGTTTGCACAGTGGTACAGCCACTTCGTAGCGGCCCTGGGAGGCATACTGGATCACCAAGTTGTGGAGGGTCCTGAGCCGAGTTGGAATTTCATACCCTCCCTGTTGCGCTGTCACTTCACTGCTGGGTTGGGCTGGAGACAAAATCAAAAACGTTTAGCTTCAGTAGCCAAAGAGCACCCTTCATACATTTCTGGTTAACATACCACTTTGCACCTACATCAAGGTACACGATCCACAGAGCGGTAGCACACAGGCTGGTTTTcgcataattacattttttcattgagcaccctgtgttgcagggttaggctccggctcgccgcgatcccgctcaggacaagtggcctcagacaatgtgtgtgtgtgtgtgtgtgtgtttgtgcatgtgcatttagcagacacttttctccaaaacaagatataatgattattaactagaatttagctgacagttttatccaaggtgacttacagcactagatacactgcagtaaactccCTAGGATCATTAACATCTCTATACACCAGAGCACATACAGTCACTGattcacccaaaacacatctttagactgttggacgaaaccagagcacctagacgAAACCTACGCAAACAGGTGAGAATATGTCAACTTCACATAGACTTTATGGGGAACGAACCCACGTCCAATCATGCAGctcaggtactgtgagacaccagtatTTCCTGTTGCACCGTGCCCTTTTGTGTATTTGTAAAGACACCAGAAATTTGAGGGAAGAAAGATTAGAAACATGAGGGAGGTATGGTCATGAGGTATGGTTCCAGGTACAGTTCTGTAACTCACATCTGACAGCACTGTTCTTCGATGGCTTGCTTCCTATATCACAAATAAATTCCAGCATATATACACACCGATGACAATCCTACTCTCCCTTCCTTATCCCTGGGGAAATATGGAATACCACACGGCTTAGTGTTAAATCCGTTAGCCGTTTCACTGTATTTGCTTTAGGAGATATTTGGAAACATCGATTTCAACTCCTGCGTCGATAACACTCAGGTCTACTGGAAGCCCAACATGTGTCATCTACAAACTTTCACCCAAAATGCAACAACTGGGATTCTCACTGACCCTAAAAATCGTATCGGTTCCATTGTTCAATCTGTACACTGAATCctgcaattttaaaatgcttctaATAGCCTATAAGACACTTATCAGACTAGTGCTGTCTTACATCACCAAGGTCATTACTAAATACTCAATGAATTGTGCACTTTGCTTACAAGATGCCAATTCTAAGTCCCATAGTCTATTTGAAAACTAATTTGCACACTACTTAATACAGGGCCCAGACAGACTAATAACCGACTCTGTACTTTCCTCCATCTGTTTGGATCGTCTGGTTTTAAACTCTTCTTTTGGCATTAGCAGTTATACTCATTTTCGCTTTCCTTTTTTATGTACCTGGGGCAACACGATGTCCTAATTCCCTAATTTGCCACAAGACATCCAAGAAACCCCTGTATGCAGCAGACATCAACACTTACTGGACTGGATCGCTAGAGACTACTGCATCATGACGTCTCTCTATTCTGATGCCAACTCTGCAGCTTCCTGAACTTCTTAAGAATAGAAGCACCTCACATAGTATCACTGTAATACGTACACTAGAATGGTACACTGGTACTGGCTCCATAGAGCTTTATTCTTCTCCCTTTTACCTGGGCCTAGGAggcttttttgtaaatttctttctgcttttgccAAATGCCTTACTCCAGATTGGTACAGTAGCAAACTGCCTTCTTCGCTTATTTTGACCttgcttttatttaattatcACTTATGTGTCAGTTGTATGGACTCTATTGTTCAGTGCTGTTGGTATGAAtgcttcataaaaataaattatgtagaTACTGAAATTGAGTGAaagttaaagcaaaaaaaaacaccacccaCTGCAACTGCCCATGGACTACATCCTGACATTTCTGACTTAACAGGTTCAAAATTTACCATCCAGCacacagggcatgaggtagtgtagtgtttagagtaATCAACTTAGACTGGACAGAGCCAGGTTTGTAATACATGGACCAATTAAGGATTGCTCCAGTTGTACAAATTGCTAAATAAAAGCTTTAATAACTTTACGTAGCATGCAAAAATCTGTCattgtatgccactttggagaaaagtactgTATAgtgtaaaggaataaataagaaCAATGGACAGTGTAGTCTAGGTCCTTAATCCAGCACTGTTCACAACACACATGTCGATCTTAAAACACCACCTCtcgcaaagaaaacaaattttgaCCATGCAAAGTAAACCACCTTGTCCTTGATCATCGTCATTGGGGAAGAGGTCATCCAAGCTGTCTTTGGATGTCTCGTCGTTCTTTTCATCAGACGGTGACATGTAATCATCTAACTTTTTAATCTGATTCATGAACTCTAGGtgcttcttctcctcttctAGCTGGGCCACGCTCTGCTCGCTCTTTTGTAACTTGTTCTGTGTATTGGCCAGCTCATCACGTAGCCACTGGTTCTCCTGGCACAGCCGCCGCACCTGAGCACGCAGTTTCTGTTTCTCTGACTCCACTGCACTGAGATGGCTAGACAAGGCGATGATCACCTGAGGTTAGAGAAAAGAAATTGCAGAGACAGCCCAACATCCAGTCCCCCACAGGTCAATCATACAATCTATCCTTGCCTTTGTATACTTCTTAATCCCCTCTTACAGTACCTGAGCCTCTCCAAGTCCAAGCTCAATAGCTTCCAAGCTTTTGCGAAGTAGCCCGGAtttctcctgggctgtggacgGGTGTCCGCAGTCAAGCAGGGAATTGAGCAACTGGGTATGCTCCCCACGCAATGTCTCCAGGCCCTGTATCACAGCCTTTGTGTTGAGCACAATCTCATCCTGGCTGAGCCTTTCCAAGGCCTCCTCACGTGGGTACACCATGGTGGACATCTCCTAGGTCCACTGCAACTTGAGGAAAAAACCAGGCATGAGTAAGTCTACACTGGTGCTCCTCCAGCATCAGGGAACAAGTCCTAAACTAGAAATTGCAGAAAATTAATGTTCAATTCAATTGTTTTGCCTCCTGCCAAATGGCTGCCTGAGTCTTACATTCACAGTGTATCAAtgaaaagaataaacaaaattaaaaagctaaATTACAGCCACTGATGATAAACCATGCTAATAATTTTCAACTATTCCAGAAACATCCAagagttttcttttgtttgtttttttttaaactcaacaCCTTGTCTGGCATTACAAAAACTGGACACATGgctatggaaatgtaaatatttccacaCCATTATTGACTTTCGGCACATAACCCTCTGGATGAAAAGATAAGCAACGATGAAAGCAACCCAAGTAAAGACTGCTCCAAAAATAAGTATTTTCCTTAGAAAATTTCAGCACCAAAAGATACACAACCTACAGCACAAtgtcattccccccccccttatatGACGCATCACAGCACACCAACGGTGGGTTTCGAAGGCCAAGCCAAACAGAGTGTCGCAGTCGTTCTCCAACCCCCGTTACACGTTCCCCATGCTTCTTGACATTTCCACCAATTTACTGCACAATTTTCTCCAGACAAAAAACTGACAGTGAAGCACCACCGCAGTGAAGTCCCAACCTCAGAAATGCGGACTGAGAAGAGGGCACTGGTCTGGGAATGACTGCAGAAGAGGAGCCGGGAAGCATGCTCAAACTTATGAATGTTACTGTACACGACTAGAAGTGCTGTATGAAAGCAGTAatgtagagacacacacattgtgacTTAGTGGACCAGTTCCTCACAGGCGTAGTAAAGGTACTGCGCTCATTCCCTCATAATCGCCAGAGATGCGGCACTACAAGACCCATTCTAGCAGTCTAAGGTGAAAATATAACAGTGAAATAATACAGAACCTCGGCCGGTGAGGACAGCCTACATGCGCCACATGCGCCAGCTGCACGAACGCGTCCGCGCGCCCCGAGACACGAAGCGAGCACGCAGCTCTGCTCGCCCAGACAAGTGGCCCTCGTGCACTTCCCCTCGCACCGCCGGGGGGCACTGTCGCGCACCGCCTGCCCTTTCGCAGTGTCCCTCGATTGACTGCAATGCACCAACGTTCGGGCTCCTTCTCCATTTCCACCAGCGCGCTCGCGTTCGTTCCGCTCAGGGCGTCACATTTTGcgcaagccaaaaaaaaaaaaaatgttttctttgtcaaGTACACATTTACTCCTCCAAAAACGGTAACAGCAGTTAATACGAGAGAAGGTGCATCACACAAATAACGGCCGCGAACTGAACTTTATCTCTAGAAATTGTTACACGAGATCAATGGAAAATATCGATTAAATTTGACAGATTAACCTTGCATCGTATTTTAGACACGGCGGTTCGGGTGTGGAATTTGTCTGCTGGCAGCACTTCAGTTACATTCCTTCAAAAGGCTATTGTGAGTTAGGGACCCGGCTTGAATTTCAACTCCGACGCTGTCGTGTCGAGCTCTGATCCAAAAGCAGTGAACGGCACTCCACAGTACGGACAATGTCGGCCTTATTTTTTAACAGCTCTACGTGCTAAACTATCACCCGGtggaaaataataacaaaaaaagccCACAAAAATCACGAGCGGTTTCAGCGACATGTGGATGTGCCCGATTCTGAGCGGCTCGGCGCGATGGAGGCGAAGCGGCCGACGCGCCGCAGCATCGTTTCAATCTGCAGCCTCCTTTCCGCCGCGCGGAGCAGCATCGCTGCGTTTCTACATCACCGGCACGTTTCCACCAGACCCCTGGTACCCAGCGAACACTAAATGAACATAAGTGCACACGCAGACTACTGGTGTGCCTTCTTAACAGATATTACCGTTTTAAAGTGACGCGGGAACAGAGGAGAACCAGTTCGGATCTTCACCGGTGAAACGTTGCTGAAAAGCCCGCAGAGAGCAAGTTGCTCCCGCTCCTCTTGTGTTTACTTTAGTCTCCGCAGAGCCGCTTCATTTATCGTTTACCGCCGTGTGCCGCTT of the Scleropages formosus chromosome 7, fSclFor1.1, whole genome shotgun sequence genome contains:
- the klc2 gene encoding kinesin light chain 2; this encodes MSTMVYPREEALERLSQDEIVLNTKAVIQGLETLRGEHTQLLNSLLDCGHPSTAQEKSGLLRKSLEAIELGLGEAQVIIALSSHLSAVESEKQKLRAQVRRLCQENQWLRDELANTQNKLQKSEQSVAQLEEEKKHLEFMNQIKKLDDYMSPSDEKNDETSKDSLDDLFPNDDDQGQAQPSSEVTAQQGGYEIPTRLRTLHNLVIQYASQGRYEVAVPLCKQALEDLEKTSGHDHPDVATMLNILALVYRDQNKYKEAAHLLNDALAIREKTLGKDHPAVAATLNNLAVLYGKRGKYKEAEPLCKRALEIREKVLGKYHPDVAKQLNNLALLCQNQGKYDEVEYYYRRALEIYESKLGADDPNVAKTKNNLATCYLKQGKYKDAESLYKEILTRAHEKEFGSVNNDNKPIWMHAEEREENKGKRKDSGPYGEYGSWYKACKVDSPTVNTTLKSLGSLYRRQGKLEAAETLEECATKSRKQGIDAINQSKVVELLKDGMSGAREQQSREAINGSGSPHGDAKGDEGAEWNGDGNGSLRRSGSFGKIRDALRRSSEMLVKKLQGSGPQESRNSGMKRACSLNFLNKSADDHPQQPSSGLSESRGLSASNVDLSRRSSLIG